The following proteins are co-located in the Telopea speciosissima isolate NSW1024214 ecotype Mountain lineage chromosome 9, Tspe_v1, whole genome shotgun sequence genome:
- the LOC122638841 gene encoding stigma-specific STIG1-like protein 3 → MALAISLTIITTNGKEEEEEEKPKPLVKSTSTTADENKFSPVKRVSRFLAEQKNPRASSSSSSDHCQKDNDICYEDGNQESTCCNNKCVDLKSDSNNCGACKKKCNYTHTCCNGECVDLSFDKGHCGRCFNKCMTGGYCIYGMCDYA, encoded by the coding sequence ATGGCTTTAGCTATCTCCCTTACAATTATCACTACCAacggaaaagaagaagaagaagaagaaaagccaAAGCCACTTGTTAAGAGTACCAGTACTACTGCTGATGAAAACAAATTCAGTCCAGTGAAAAGGGTAAGTCGTTTTCTTGCAGAACAGAAGAACCCAAgagcttcatcatcatcatcatcagatcATTGTCAAAAAGATAATGATATTTGTTATGAAGATGGAAACCAAGAATCAACTTGCTGCAACAACAAATGTGTGGATTTGAAGAGTGATTCAAACAATTGTGGAGCTTGTAAGAAGAAATGCAATTATACACACACTTGTTGTAATGGTGAGTGTGTGGATCTGTCTTTCGATAAGGGGCATTGTGGACGTTGCTTCAACAAGTGCATGACTGGAGGTTATTGCATATACGGAATGTGCGATTACGCTTAA